The DNA segment CTTGCCCGATTCCGCCCACGCCAGGACGCAACCATGATGAAAGACGAATTCGCCAAACTCGTCCGGGAGGACCTCTTCCGATATACCGGCAGGCTGGGGGCGGGCGCATTCATCTGGGCGTGGTATCACGAAGCCGGCTTCCGCATCACGTTCATGATGCGCCTTTGCCGGCACCTGAGGTCACGCCGCCTCACCCGCTACGGCCTCTATCACATCGTGAGCTTTCTCCACCAGCGCTCCGCGGTCCGCCACGGGGTATTCATCGACCCGATGACGGAAGTGGGAGGCGGACTCTTTCTCGCACACGCCCTCAACATCGTGGTCAACCGCCGCTGCCGCATTGGCAGGAACGTGAACCTCTCCCAAGGCATCACCCTCGGGATCGCCAACAGGGGCTCAAAGGCTGGGACGCCGGAGATCGGTGACAGGGTCTACATCGGCCCCAATGCCGTGATCTTCGGAGCCATCCGCATCGGCAACGAGGCCGCCATCGGCGCCAACTCCGTCGTGACGAAAGACATCCCCGACCGCTCCGTGGTCGTTGGCATCCCGGGCGAGGTCATCTCAGACAAAGGCTCCGACGGCTACGTGAACAATGTCCTCCACCAGGCTTCCTAGCCGGACGATCCCATCCAGAGATGCCGCCTCGCCATCGCAGGAACCCGTCACGCGGCGACCCGCGACCTGATGATCTTCTTGAGAACATTCAGCCAGCCGACGTTCTTCGCCAGGACACGCATCAAATACAGCCTGTCACGATACAACCGCCTGACATCCAGGGCATCCCGATGGGAGCCGAACAGATGATTGTACGTCTCATCGAATTCACCGAAAACGGAGGCACTGACCTTGTCCTTGGTGAGGTGATGGATCGTCAGATACCTCAGGGTATCAGCGTCCATCTTTCGATCCCTGATGTTCACCAGCCAGTCCGGATTGAATCCGGGATACCTTTCTTTGATGGAAATCAGCAGGCGGAACAATTCCGTCCTGCTTTTGACGTACCGTTCCGGCGTCATCAGAACACTCAGGGAATCCTCGTTCCAAAAGTAGTTATAGTAGGTCGATGGCGTTAATACGAAACTCGATGCCTTCACCAGGACTTCCGTGGAGTAGATCAGATCCTCCGCCAGATTCTGATAGACGGAGCCATACACCAGATCCCCGAGCAACTCCCTCTTCACCATCTTGTTCACACAAGCTCCGAAGAACAAATGCTGGATGGCATCCTTTCCGTCCGCCCCGGCCCTGGAGAATTCCTTGATCTTCAGTTCCGTCAATATCCTGACCCCATCGCTGCGGATGTCATTGAACACAACGACATCCGGATGACCTTCTTTCTCCGCAAGCTGCAGCAGTTCTGAGAACATGCCTGGATTGACCCAATCATCCGAATCCACGTGGATGACATAAAACCCTTTCGCTCTCCCGATTCCCGTCTTCCTCGCTACAGCCAGACTGCTGTTGACCTCCTGGTCGATGATCAGCAGGTTCTCGTACCGCTCCGCATATTCCTCCAGAATGGCACGACTTCCGTCCGTGGAGGCGTCATTCACCGCGATCACCTCAAACCCGACATCCGGCCCCTGGGAGAATATCGAATCCAGGCACCGCCTCAGATACTTCTCGACGTTATACACCGGGACCACAACCGAGAGCATGCCTTCCATCCTGATTTTATTCTCTGAACCCTGCTTCGGCGCGCTGGAATCCGTTTCCTGGATGCGGTGCCGGGCCGACGGTAGCGGCCACGCGAGCCCCCCGTCAAACCGAACATGCTCACCATCGTTCCCCCATGCGGGGAAGGGGAAGAAGGACCGCGGGAAAGGGCCGTCCGGAGCCGCGAAACCGTGCACCTTCCCCTACAAGCGGACGCCCCCCCGCAAGGTAACCGTTGATAATCCCGGAACTTCTCCCTAGAGATCATCGCATCCCGGCTGCGGCGGCAATGACGGCGTCCGCAAGGCGGGTGGTCGCCCCGGTATTGTTCAGGCCGACGCGGACACGAATGGAGGTCCACAAATGACGATGAGACGCTTGCTTTTCATATCAAATCTCTTCCCGGATCTGGACCATCCCATCCGAGGACTCGACAATGCTACGCTGCTGCACTCCCTGCGCGATGAATGGGACATCCGCGTTCTGAGCCCCCGGGCGGTGATGCCCCCATGGCGGCGGGACAGGTTGCTGCCCCGCAAGCAGGATGAGGTGTTTTCACCACGTTTCATCCGCTGTCCTTACGTGCCGAAGTTCGGAAGCTGGTGCAACGACACGCTCATGAGGCACTTTCTGGCACCTTCGTTCGGCCGCATCGTCGGGGATTTCAAACCTGAGGTCGTCTTATGCTCATGGCTTTATCCGGACGGATGCGCGGTCGCCGAGCTGGCCGGACGCCACAAGCTTCCGGTGGTTCTGGTGACCCAGGGGACCGACACCCACGGCTACCTGAAGTATCCGGTCCGTCGCCGGAAAATTGTCGCGGCCATCAATCGCAGTGCGGCTGTCATCTGCCGCAGCGGGGATCTCGCAAGGCGGTTGCATGAGGCCGGAGCGGAGGACTCGCCGCTCAAGACGGTCTACAATGGCGTGGATGTCCGGGAATTCTGTCCGCGGTCCCAGCACGACGTCCGCCGGGAACTCAATCTTCCAACGGAGGATCCAGTGCTTCTTTTCGTCGGCAACTATCTGCCCGTGAAAAACCCGTTGATGCTCATCCGAGCCCATGCGGAACTCAACCGTCGGCGTGGCGCGAGCGGAGAGCGGCCCGCCCGGCTGATATTGATCGGTGACGGCCCCTTGCGGGACGAAATGGGAGCCGCCATCAAGGAGGCTGGGCAAGCCGGCATGGTGGACCTCCGGGGACGCGAGGCTCCTCCCTCTGTCGCCCGTTGGATGAGCGCCGCGAACCTGCTCTGCCTCACCAGCCACAATGAGGGATTCCCCAATGTGATCCTGG comes from the Luteolibacter sp. SL250 genome and includes:
- a CDS encoding glycosyltransferase, translating into MLSVVVPVYNVEKYLRRCLDSIFSQGPDVGFEVIAVNDASTDGSRAILEEYAERYENLLIIDQEVNSSLAVARKTGIGRAKGFYVIHVDSDDWVNPGMFSELLQLAEKEGHPDVVVFNDIRSDGVRILTELKIKEFSRAGADGKDAIQHLFFGACVNKMVKRELLGDLVYGSVYQNLAEDLIYSTEVLVKASSFVLTPSTYYNYFWNEDSLSVLMTPERYVKSRTELFRLLISIKERYPGFNPDWLVNIRDRKMDADTLRYLTIHHLTKDKVSASVFGEFDETYNHLFGSHRDALDVRRLYRDRLYLMRVLAKNVGWLNVLKKIIRSRVAA
- a CDS encoding glycosyltransferase codes for the protein MRRLLFISNLFPDLDHPIRGLDNATLLHSLRDEWDIRVLSPRAVMPPWRRDRLLPRKQDEVFSPRFIRCPYVPKFGSWCNDTLMRHFLAPSFGRIVGDFKPEVVLCSWLYPDGCAVAELAGRHKLPVVLVTQGTDTHGYLKYPVRRRKIVAAINRSAAVICRSGDLARRLHEAGAEDSPLKTVYNGVDVREFCPRSQHDVRRELNLPTEDPVLLFVGNYLPVKNPLMLIRAHAELNRRRGASGERPARLILIGDGPLRDEMGAAIKEAGQAGMVDLRGREAPPSVARWMSAANLLCLTSHNEGFPNVILEAMASGLKVVSTDVGGIAELVDRPERGLLTPAGDIGAYVRALEEALSAQAGEQAEMTSASEPDWSWEAAAREYHSILGSALAGTGTR